One window of the Rufibacter radiotolerans genome contains the following:
- a CDS encoding pseudouridine synthase, whose protein sequence is MPVLEIIYEDAQYVAINKPNGLLVHRTRIAEEKKEFALQLLRDQLGVRVHAVHRLDRGTSGVLLFAKSPEATAPFVKAFAERQPDKTYFAIVRGYAPEAGTIDSPIRPDKDHQHKEAQEAVTHFSRVATVELPIPVGRYQTARYSLVKIKPETGRMHQIRKHFAHLRHYIVGDKKHGDWRHNLMFLEQLDSPFMLLHAASLRFEHPFTGQTLELKAPLPANTLRLCQKFGWLPALAEEQELPQPIAIDW, encoded by the coding sequence ATGCCCGTGCTGGAGATTATTTATGAAGACGCGCAGTATGTAGCCATCAATAAGCCCAATGGCCTGTTGGTGCACCGCACGCGCATTGCGGAAGAGAAAAAAGAATTTGCGTTGCAGCTGCTGCGCGATCAGTTGGGGGTACGGGTGCATGCGGTGCACCGCCTGGACCGGGGAACCTCGGGGGTGCTTCTGTTCGCCAAATCTCCGGAGGCCACAGCCCCCTTTGTGAAAGCCTTCGCGGAGCGGCAACCAGACAAAACCTATTTTGCCATTGTGCGGGGCTACGCCCCTGAGGCCGGCACCATTGACAGCCCCATCAGGCCAGACAAAGACCACCAGCACAAAGAGGCCCAGGAAGCCGTCACCCATTTCAGCAGGGTTGCCACGGTAGAGCTCCCCATTCCCGTGGGCCGCTACCAGACGGCGCGCTACAGCCTGGTGAAGATAAAACCTGAGACGGGTCGCATGCACCAGATCCGGAAGCACTTCGCGCATTTGCGGCATTACATTGTTGGGGACAAAAAGCACGGCGATTGGCGCCATAACCTCATGTTTCTGGAGCAGTTAGACAGCCCTTTTATGCTGCTGCATGCCGCCTCCCTGCGGTTTGAGCACCCTTTTACCGGCCAAACCCTTGAATTAAAGGCACCCTTGCCTGCCAATACGCTTCGGCTTTGCCAGAAATTTGGCTGGCTGCCGGCCCTGGCTGAAGAGCAGGAACTTCCCCAACCTATAGCCATTGATTGGTAG
- a CDS encoding FAD-binding oxidoreductase → MGTFLVGRMDGSVLELSQEEVNHLAESLHGQLLTPTSPDFDKVRAIWNGMIDRKPGLIVRCTSATDVMQAVDFARQHQLRVSVRGGGHNIAGSALNEGGLMIDLQLMRSVRIDPQKRIARVEPGCTLADFDHEAQVFGLATPVGINSTTGIAGLTLGGGFGWLSRKYGMTIDNLLSADIVTANGQLVQASQDQHPDLFWAIRGGGGNFGIVTSFEFKLHPVGPEILSGLIVHPFQDAKKVLQFYREFAAGLPDETSVWVVLRLAPPLPFIPEEWHGKPVVVLAAFHGGDMGEGERVLEPLRRFGKPIADVIGPHPYAKWQQAFDPLLTAGARNYWKSHNFTALPDDLVNIMLDYVNQLPSSQTEIFVGQVGGQMKRVPDQETAYPHRNANFVMNVHTRWETASEDKACIQWARNFFKDSAPFATGGVYVNFLTEEETDRIQAAYGPNYARLAEVKATYDPDNLFRSNQNIIPTKEKATH, encoded by the coding sequence ATGGGCACATTTCTGGTAGGCAGAATGGACGGCTCCGTTCTGGAGCTTTCACAAGAAGAAGTAAATCACCTGGCAGAATCCTTGCATGGTCAACTTCTCACCCCCACCTCCCCTGACTTTGATAAGGTAAGAGCTATCTGGAACGGCATGATTGATAGAAAGCCGGGCCTTATTGTGCGGTGTACCAGCGCTACAGACGTGATGCAGGCAGTTGATTTTGCCAGACAACACCAGTTGCGCGTGTCTGTGCGCGGCGGCGGACATAATATTGCAGGAAGTGCCCTAAACGAGGGAGGCCTCATGATTGACCTGCAATTGATGCGGTCCGTGAGGATAGACCCGCAGAAAAGGATTGCCCGGGTAGAGCCAGGCTGCACCCTGGCAGACTTTGACCATGAGGCGCAGGTATTTGGGTTGGCCACCCCGGTTGGCATCAATTCCACTACTGGCATTGCCGGGCTTACTTTGGGCGGGGGCTTTGGGTGGCTCAGCCGTAAGTACGGCATGACCATAGATAACCTGCTCTCTGCAGACATAGTCACCGCCAACGGCCAGCTGGTTCAGGCCAGCCAAGACCAACATCCAGATCTTTTCTGGGCCATACGGGGCGGGGGCGGCAATTTTGGGATAGTGACCTCCTTTGAATTCAAGCTTCACCCGGTAGGGCCCGAGATCCTGTCGGGGCTCATTGTCCATCCTTTCCAGGACGCTAAAAAGGTCTTGCAGTTTTACCGCGAGTTTGCGGCCGGCTTGCCAGATGAAACCTCTGTCTGGGTGGTGTTACGGCTAGCCCCTCCACTGCCCTTTATTCCGGAGGAATGGCACGGCAAGCCCGTAGTGGTATTGGCTGCCTTTCATGGAGGCGACATGGGGGAAGGTGAGCGGGTACTGGAGCCGTTGCGCCGCTTTGGAAAACCTATTGCCGATGTGATTGGCCCTCACCCCTATGCCAAATGGCAGCAGGCGTTTGACCCATTGCTTACCGCCGGTGCCCGCAACTACTGGAAGTCCCATAATTTCACTGCCTTACCAGATGACCTGGTAAATATAATGCTTGACTATGTCAACCAGCTCCCCTCTTCTCAGACAGAGATCTTTGTAGGGCAGGTAGGCGGCCAGATGAAGCGGGTGCCAGACCAGGAAACTGCCTACCCGCACCGAAACGCCAATTTTGTCATGAATGTGCATACCCGCTGGGAAACCGCGTCTGAAGATAAGGCCTGTATCCAATGGGCCCGGAACTTCTTTAAAGACTCAGCCCCATTTGCGACCGGCGGCGTGTACGTCAATTTCCTGACGGAAGAGGAAACCGACCGGATACAAGCCGCCTATGGGCCAAACTATGCGCGCCTTGCAGAGGTAAAGGCAACCTATGACCCTGATAACCTTTTCAGATCTAACCAGAATATTATCCCTACCAAAGAAAAAGCCACCCATTAA
- a CDS encoding rubrerythrin family protein, producing the protein MKKLFFLLLVVMACGLPGHSQTNITHTLQNLEKAYQAEANATRRYEQFAAKATEEKQLQIAKLFRAISRSEAIHMKNHKAAIMKLGGKPGALVYEQVQVKTTRENLKEPIEGEKQETEASYPQFVKTARQEKAPAAVTTFTYALNAEAQHEKLLEEALDHFGKNKKMDYYVSNVTGSTIAVIPGNAAPRPVQKGEKFIKVL; encoded by the coding sequence ATGAAGAAACTCTTCTTCCTTCTCTTAGTGGTTATGGCTTGTGGGCTTCCCGGGCATAGCCAGACAAACATCACCCACACGCTGCAGAATCTGGAAAAAGCATACCAGGCAGAGGCTAACGCCACCCGGCGGTATGAGCAATTCGCGGCCAAGGCCACTGAGGAAAAGCAACTACAGATTGCCAAACTCTTTAGGGCCATTTCCAGGTCAGAGGCTATTCACATGAAAAACCATAAGGCCGCCATTATGAAACTGGGTGGCAAACCGGGTGCGTTGGTGTATGAACAGGTGCAGGTGAAAACCACCCGGGAAAACCTGAAAGAGCCCATTGAAGGTGAAAAGCAGGAAACAGAGGCGTCTTACCCGCAGTTTGTAAAAACAGCCAGGCAGGAAAAAGCCCCAGCGGCCGTTACCACCTTCACCTACGCCTTAAACGCCGAGGCCCAGCATGAAAAACTGCTGGAGGAGGCGCTGGATCACTTCGGGAAGAATAAAAAAATGGACTACTACGTGAGCAACGTGACCGGTTCCACCATTGCGGTGATCCCCGGCAATGCGGCGCCAAGGCCGGTACAGAAAGGAGAGAAATTCATAAAAGTTCTATAG
- a CDS encoding zinc-dependent alcohol dehydrogenase family protein — protein MKGLVYGGPGKIELKEVPMPTLEKPTDALVKILKTTICGTDLGILHGKTPSCKPGTTLGHEGVGMIAEVGPGVRSFKKGDHVIISCITSDGTCEYCKKQMYGHCEDGGWILGHLINGTQAEYVRIPHADNSLHHIPAGSDEEALVMLSDILPTGHEIGVLNGTVKPGDIVAIVGAGPIGMSVLLTALFYSPARIFMVDLDQNRLEVAKKFGATDIINSGKEDAVQKILSETKDGVDVAVEAVGFPGTFDICQRIIRPGGHVANVGVHGKPVDLQLQDLWIKNITITTGLVNTNTTPMLLKTVMSGRIDPKKLITHHFKLDDVLHAYEVFGNASQEKAMKVIIEP, from the coding sequence ATGAAAGGACTTGTTTACGGCGGGCCAGGTAAGATAGAGTTGAAAGAAGTACCCATGCCTACCTTGGAGAAACCTACTGATGCGCTGGTAAAAATCTTGAAAACCACCATCTGCGGCACCGACCTGGGCATCTTGCATGGGAAAACCCCTTCCTGTAAACCTGGCACCACCCTGGGTCATGAGGGCGTAGGCATGATAGCAGAGGTGGGCCCCGGAGTAAGGAGCTTTAAGAAAGGCGACCACGTGATCATTTCCTGCATTACCTCAGACGGCACCTGTGAGTACTGCAAAAAGCAAATGTATGGCCACTGCGAAGACGGCGGCTGGATTCTGGGCCACCTCATTAACGGCACCCAGGCCGAGTACGTCCGCATTCCGCACGCAGACAACAGCCTGCACCATATTCCGGCGGGCTCAGATGAGGAAGCCCTGGTCATGCTAAGTGATATCCTGCCCACCGGCCATGAGATAGGCGTGTTGAACGGCACCGTGAAGCCCGGAGACATCGTTGCCATTGTGGGCGCTGGCCCCATAGGCATGTCGGTGCTGCTGACGGCGCTTTTCTACTCCCCCGCCAGAATTTTCATGGTAGACCTGGACCAAAACCGCCTGGAGGTAGCCAAAAAGTTTGGGGCCACAGACATCATCAATTCAGGCAAGGAAGATGCAGTGCAGAAGATCCTGTCTGAAACCAAGGACGGCGTAGACGTAGCCGTTGAGGCCGTGGGTTTCCCGGGCACGTTTGACATCTGCCAGCGTATCATCCGCCCCGGCGGGCACGTGGCTAACGTGGGCGTACACGGCAAGCCGGTAGACTTGCAACTGCAGGACCTCTGGATCAAAAACATCACCATTACTACCGGCCTGGTGAACACCAACACCACGCCCATGCTTCTGAAAACGGTCATGTCTGGGCGTATTGACCCTAAAAAACTGATCACCCACCATTTTAAACTAGATGATGTGCTGCATGCCTATGAGGTTTTCGGCAACGCCTCGCAGGAAAAAGCCATGAAGGTAATCATTGAACCTTAA
- a CDS encoding AI-2E family transporter — protein sequence MTYSDPFYKKSTIILLGIILLVYVMFIMADILIPVAFSLLLAILLNPLNNRFQRMGIPKVVAILLTLLIAITALGIILYFLSTQIIQFGEMVPALKLKFSQILSDIQRYAETTFGISIQKQTQFLKDTASSGKALVGQTVSSVLGIFSLLFLIPVYIFLFLLYKPLILNFLFEVFSNKNTRYVAEILHETKSAVQSYIVGLLIEASIVAVMNSVALTLLGVPYAILLGVIGAILNMIPYIGGLVAILLPVLIATVSQEGYTTQLAIIGAYAVIQFIDNNVLVPRIVSSKVQLNALVSILAVLLGGALWGVSGMFLSIPFMAVVKIVFDRIEELKPWGKLLGEQIPDSYPGQGSVKPMMAVQPEAKK from the coding sequence ATGACCTATTCTGACCCTTTCTATAAAAAGTCCACCATTATTCTGTTGGGGATTATCCTGTTGGTGTACGTGATGTTTATCATGGCCGATATTCTCATCCCGGTGGCGTTCTCCCTGCTGTTGGCTATTTTGCTGAACCCCTTGAACAACCGGTTCCAGCGCATGGGCATCCCGAAGGTGGTGGCTATTTTACTTACCCTCCTGATCGCTATTACGGCGCTGGGCATAATCCTCTATTTTCTTTCCACCCAGATCATCCAGTTTGGGGAAATGGTGCCGGCCTTAAAGCTGAAGTTCAGTCAGATCTTATCAGATATCCAGCGCTACGCCGAAACCACGTTCGGGATCAGTATCCAGAAGCAGACCCAGTTCCTGAAAGACACCGCCAGCAGCGGAAAGGCCCTGGTAGGCCAGACAGTGAGCAGCGTGCTGGGCATCTTCAGCTTGCTGTTCCTTATTCCGGTGTACATTTTCCTGTTCCTGCTGTACAAACCCCTTATCCTGAACTTCCTGTTTGAGGTGTTTTCCAATAAGAATACCCGCTACGTAGCCGAAATCCTTCATGAGACCAAATCTGCGGTGCAGAGCTATATTGTGGGGCTATTGATTGAGGCGTCTATTGTGGCGGTCATGAACTCTGTTGCCCTCACGCTTTTAGGAGTGCCCTACGCCATTCTGCTGGGCGTGATTGGGGCCATCCTGAACATGATTCCCTACATTGGCGGGTTGGTGGCCATCTTGCTGCCCGTCTTAATCGCGACGGTCTCCCAGGAAGGCTACACCACCCAATTGGCCATTATAGGGGCTTATGCCGTCATTCAGTTTATTGACAACAACGTGCTGGTGCCCCGCATTGTGTCCAGCAAGGTGCAGTTGAATGCCTTGGTGTCCATTCTGGCGGTATTGCTGGGCGGCGCCTTGTGGGGCGTGTCTGGTATGTTCCTGTCTATTCCGTTTATGGCGGTGGTCAAGATCGTGTTTGATCGCATTGAGGAACTCAAGCCCTGGGGGAAATTGCTGGGGGAACAGATCCCGGATTCTTACCCCGGGCAGGGTTCTGTTAAACCAATGATGGCAGTGCAGCCCGAAGCCAAGAAATAG
- a CDS encoding PRC-barrel domain-containing protein: MERSEGANWSSELKELGDSSYQLAKGEPDIRGWNIFDGQGKRIGEVKELLCDAHARKVRYLVVDLEGNLLDLEPRDILVPISLAELHPSEKAVIIPQVSSRQFQALPAYHRDQLTPEMQTQVQRIFVGDYVYRPGVAQGSGLSTSETYPLDETMNKHAEGETQRAQHVIGLFTTPQEVDRRVQALSNHGFPKEQVEVAMRQSIDPQRGLSPKDFEAYFRQLFSTQAEADQNFEKFRQSNALVVVKAYHLEEANAAARLLDASRAPETEIMVEPLRQPEPNAAPDISPADQYSTASTEGRRPYQENEVEIRVTHQKPHTPLPEIPLKENRSRQEENTQPEPTQAQPPAAEFGSFQEGSIELKEFAEIPIVSKEPHVVEEINIAKKVEEREETVRDSVIRTEIDIEKIRKDPPRQAPPPPSF, translated from the coding sequence ATGGAAAGAAGTGAAGGAGCAAATTGGAGCAGTGAATTAAAGGAGCTGGGTGACAGCTCTTACCAGTTAGCCAAAGGCGAGCCAGACATTAGAGGCTGGAATATTTTTGATGGCCAGGGAAAAAGGATAGGCGAGGTGAAAGAACTGCTCTGTGACGCCCATGCCCGCAAGGTCAGGTACCTGGTAGTAGACCTGGAAGGCAACCTCCTGGACCTAGAGCCCAGAGACATTCTGGTTCCTATTAGCCTTGCCGAGCTCCACCCTTCTGAAAAGGCAGTGATTATTCCGCAGGTCTCATCAAGGCAATTCCAGGCTCTGCCAGCCTATCACCGTGACCAACTCACCCCAGAAATGCAAACCCAGGTCCAGCGCATTTTCGTGGGCGACTATGTCTATCGTCCGGGAGTGGCCCAGGGTTCTGGCCTTTCTACTTCTGAAACCTACCCCCTGGACGAGACCATGAACAAGCATGCGGAGGGAGAAACCCAGCGGGCCCAGCATGTGATTGGTTTGTTCACTACCCCACAGGAAGTAGACCGAAGGGTGCAGGCCCTGTCTAACCACGGCTTTCCGAAGGAGCAGGTGGAGGTTGCCATGCGCCAGTCCATTGACCCGCAGAGAGGGCTTTCTCCCAAGGACTTTGAAGCCTATTTCCGGCAACTGTTCTCCACGCAGGCAGAGGCGGACCAGAACTTTGAGAAATTCAGGCAAAGCAACGCGCTGGTGGTTGTGAAAGCCTACCATCTGGAGGAAGCCAACGCCGCCGCCCGTCTGTTAGATGCCTCCCGCGCCCCAGAGACAGAGATTATGGTGGAACCATTAAGGCAACCAGAACCTAATGCTGCCCCTGATATTTCTCCGGCAGACCAATACTCCACTGCTTCTACAGAAGGCCGTAGGCCTTACCAGGAGAACGAGGTGGAGATACGCGTCACCCACCAAAAACCTCATACTCCCCTCCCAGAAATACCTCTGAAAGAAAATAGGAGCCGCCAGGAAGAGAATACCCAACCAGAGCCCACCCAGGCTCAACCTCCAGCTGCTGAGTTTGGAAGCTTCCAGGAAGGTTCTATTGAATTGAAGGAGTTTGCAGAGATTCCTATTGTGTCAAAAGAACCACATGTAGTGGAGGAAATCAATATTGCCAAAAAGGTAGAGGAACGGGAAGAAACCGTTAGAGACTCAGTTATAAGGACGGAGATTGACATTGAGAAAATCAGGAAAGACCCACCCCGGCAGGCTCCTCCTCCGCCCTCTTTCTAA
- a CDS encoding YsnF/AvaK domain-containing protein, translating into MNQRSDLNQEPTQGGHPSPVGDANRQGNFSQTIPVIEEKVNLDKEVVEKGSVRITKVVSEQEVPVNIPLLQEDHDIQRVAVNQYVDTPPPPLRYEGDTMIIPILQEVLVVEKRLLVVEELRITKHQVQTHETQHISLRKEEIKIERVSPNTADNSSNPV; encoded by the coding sequence ATGAATCAGAGATCAGACTTAAACCAGGAACCTACGCAGGGTGGCCACCCATCTCCGGTGGGAGACGCCAATCGGCAGGGTAATTTCTCCCAAACCATTCCGGTAATTGAAGAGAAGGTAAATCTGGACAAGGAGGTAGTGGAGAAAGGGAGCGTGCGCATAACCAAAGTGGTGAGTGAGCAGGAGGTACCTGTGAATATTCCCCTTCTTCAAGAGGACCATGATATACAGCGCGTGGCCGTAAACCAGTACGTAGACACGCCTCCGCCTCCCCTTCGCTATGAAGGGGACACCATGATTATCCCTATTCTACAAGAGGTTTTGGTAGTGGAGAAACGGCTGCTGGTGGTGGAGGAATTACGCATTACCAAACACCAGGTCCAGACCCATGAAACGCAGCATATTAGCCTCCGCAAGGAAGAGATCAAGATAGAACGGGTCTCCCCTAATACGGCAGATAACAGCAGCAACCCGGTTTAA
- a CDS encoding YsnF/AvaK domain-containing protein, translated as MAQTVIGIFDNSAEAQKAVQELKSLGISNDRIDVSSAKAGSSASTTGSSSSYTGTSNSHLGDTPNESLAHDATDNDGISGFFKSLFSDDDYSARAYSNVARTSDCVVTVHAHSQEEAQRAGQILDQYGSVDLDQRATEYGFSRDNATGTQAIPIIQENLEVGKREVETGGARLRSRIVERPVEEHLRLKSEHVRVERNAVNRPATEADFNRFQEGDIELTERAEVPVVNKYARVVEEVSLGKEVHERDEVIRDTVRSTEVDVDNLNKDRTRLDSDRTNDLNKDNDRDRLDLDNDRTTRI; from the coding sequence ATGGCACAAACAGTAATTGGTATTTTCGATAATTCAGCAGAAGCACAGAAAGCAGTACAGGAATTGAAAAGCCTTGGCATTAGCAATGACAGAATAGATGTGTCAAGCGCCAAAGCAGGTTCTTCCGCTTCTACTACTGGTTCTTCTTCCTCCTATACAGGCACCTCTAATTCACATTTAGGGGACACGCCTAATGAGTCCCTGGCCCATGACGCCACCGACAATGATGGCATCTCAGGCTTCTTTAAGTCTTTGTTCTCAGATGATGACTACTCAGCAAGAGCTTATTCTAATGTAGCCCGCACCAGTGATTGCGTGGTGACCGTGCATGCCCATTCACAGGAGGAGGCGCAACGTGCCGGCCAAATCCTGGACCAATACGGATCAGTAGATTTAGACCAACGCGCCACTGAGTATGGCTTTTCCCGTGACAACGCTACCGGAACTCAAGCTATTCCCATTATTCAGGAAAACCTGGAAGTTGGAAAGCGCGAGGTAGAAACCGGCGGAGCCCGTTTGCGCAGCAGAATTGTGGAGCGTCCGGTAGAAGAGCACCTGCGCCTTAAGTCTGAGCACGTGCGGGTAGAACGCAACGCCGTGAACCGCCCGGCCACGGAGGCAGACTTTAACCGTTTTCAGGAAGGTGATATTGAACTGACTGAGCGGGCCGAAGTGCCGGTAGTAAATAAATATGCCCGCGTAGTGGAAGAAGTGTCTTTAGGCAAAGAAGTGCATGAACGCGATGAGGTGATCAGAGACACCGTGCGCTCTACAGAGGTAGACGTAGACAATCTCAACAAAGACCGCACCCGTCTGGACAGTGATCGCACTAATGACCTTAACAAGGACAACGACCGTGACAGACTGGACCTGGATAACGACCGGACTACTAGAATCTAA
- a CDS encoding OmpA family protein, with translation MANLDVQPKSSRPWWLWLLLALVALALLFFLMRGCDRNDADVDRTTTTETTTTETTAVTTDDDGDDDDWNDLNLDAPAAAYEEITDKDIDVRGTDNYAVYSLDETILFGSDKSTIQPQAADKLKQVAASLNKRFANGKVRIYGYTDAQGSASYNKELAEERTKAVQAWLTENGNVSKDNVSMHPVGESKPVATNETAAGRQQNRRVQIVARKVK, from the coding sequence ATGGCTAATTTAGATGTACAACCAAAAAGCAGCAGACCCTGGTGGTTGTGGCTTTTGCTGGCCCTTGTGGCTCTTGCCTTACTGTTCTTCTTAATGCGCGGCTGTGATCGTAATGACGCAGACGTAGACAGAACCACCACTACTGAAACCACCACTACTGAAACTACCGCGGTAACCACCGATGATGATGGCGACGATGATGACTGGAACGATCTGAACCTTGACGCCCCCGCCGCCGCCTATGAAGAGATTACTGATAAAGACATAGACGTACGCGGTACAGACAATTACGCCGTGTATAGCCTGGATGAAACCATCCTCTTTGGAAGTGACAAAAGCACAATCCAGCCGCAGGCCGCTGACAAATTAAAACAAGTGGCCGCATCCTTAAATAAACGCTTTGCCAATGGCAAGGTACGTATCTATGGGTACACAGACGCCCAGGGCAGCGCCAGCTACAACAAAGAGTTAGCCGAAGAGCGCACCAAGGCCGTGCAGGCCTGGTTAACTGAAAATGGCAATGTTTCTAAAGACAACGTTTCTATGCACCCCGTTGGAGAGTCAAAACCAGTGGCTACCAATGAAACCGCCGCCGGACGCCAACAAAACCGCAGGGTTCAGATTGTAGCCCGCAAGGTTAAATAA
- a CDS encoding DUF2382 domain-containing protein has product MERNPNYNESNRLQELGGSDFEIVDNQPNIKGWTVKNQQGQTIGEVEELIFDTQARKVRYMVVDIEGDVLDLEPRDVLIPIGVAQLHEADNDVILPNVTVEQLRALPTYESGSLGREVESAVCSVFGSVAGAAASAGAALTGSNRTSDTDDFYNQKVFSDQSYRNRGTATDYTSNEYTSETTGTRRDGDTVIPIIEENLEVGKREVETGGVHVSSRMMEQPVEEHVRLREERVIVERNTVDRPATEADLNAFKEGEVELTERAEVPVVNKEARVVEEITLDKEVEERDEVIRGTVRSTEVDVDNLNKDRTRLDSDRTNDLNKDNDRDRLDLDNDRTTKI; this is encoded by the coding sequence ATGGAAAGAAACCCTAATTATAATGAATCAAACCGCCTGCAGGAGTTGGGCGGCAGTGACTTTGAAATTGTAGACAACCAACCCAATATCAAAGGGTGGACCGTTAAAAACCAGCAAGGCCAGACCATTGGCGAAGTAGAGGAACTCATCTTTGATACCCAGGCCCGCAAGGTGCGTTACATGGTAGTAGACATTGAAGGAGACGTGTTGGACCTGGAACCACGTGATGTGCTTATCCCTATAGGGGTAGCCCAACTGCATGAGGCAGATAATGACGTGATTTTGCCAAACGTGACCGTGGAACAACTCAGGGCTTTACCCACCTACGAATCCGGAAGCCTGGGCCGTGAGGTAGAGTCTGCCGTTTGCTCTGTGTTTGGAAGCGTTGCGGGCGCCGCCGCAAGTGCTGGTGCCGCCCTGACTGGCTCTAACCGTACCTCAGACACAGATGACTTCTATAACCAGAAAGTTTTCTCTGACCAATCTTACCGCAACCGTGGCACTGCCACTGATTACACCTCCAATGAGTATACCTCAGAAACCACCGGTACCCGCCGTGATGGCGACACCGTGATCCCCATCATTGAGGAGAACCTGGAAGTTGGAAAGCGTGAAGTGGAAACCGGTGGTGTGCATGTAAGTAGCAGAATGATGGAGCAGCCCGTAGAAGAGCACGTTCGCCTGAGAGAAGAACGCGTGATTGTGGAACGCAATACCGTTGACCGCCCGGCCACTGAAGCAGATTTGAACGCCTTCAAAGAAGGTGAAGTGGAACTGACTGAGCGTGCCGAGGTTCCCGTGGTAAACAAAGAAGCCCGCGTGGTGGAAGAGATTACCCTGGACAAGGAAGTGGAAGAACGCGATGAGGTAATCAGAGGCACCGTGCGCTCTACAGAGGTAGACGTGGACAATCTCAACAAAGACCGGACCCGCCTGGACAGTGACCGCACCAATGACTTAAACAAAGACAATGACCGCGACAGACTAGACCTGGACAATGACCGGACCACCAAAATCTAA